In Nocardia asteroides, a single genomic region encodes these proteins:
- a CDS encoding CTP synthase: MGQTRIQARTATKHIFVSGGVASSLGKGLTASSLGQLLTARGLRVTMQKLDPYLNVDPGTMNPFQHGEVFVTEDGAETDLDVGHYERFLDRDLSRDANVTTGQIYSTVIAKERRGEYLGDTVQVIPHITDEIKSRILAMSAPDAEDIIPDVVITEIGGTVGDIESQPFLEAARQVRHDVGRENVFFLHVSLVPYLAPSGELKTKPTQHSVAALRSIGIQPDALILRCDREVPQGLKSKIALMCDVDVDGCISTPDAPSIYDIPKVLHREGLDAYVVRRLGLPFRDVDWTVWGDLLDRVHSPRETVEVALVGKYVDLPDAYLSVTEALRAGGFASRARVQIRWVQSDDCATPAGAAAALRDVDAVLIPGGFGIRGIEGKVGAITYARTRGLPLLGLCLGLQCVVIEAARSIGLAEANSAEFEPETPHPVISTMDDQKQIVAGEADLGGSMRLGAYPAVLAKGSQVAQAYGTDQVSERHRHRYEVNNAYRDRIGKSGLRFSGTSPDGRLVEFVELPADKHPFFVATQAHPELKSRPTRPHPLFAALIAAALKYKLAERLPVDIPDEEFAGAEQA, translated from the coding sequence GTGGGTCAAACACGGATTCAGGCGCGAACAGCCACGAAGCACATCTTCGTCAGCGGTGGCGTCGCCTCCTCACTGGGCAAGGGTCTCACCGCTTCCAGCCTCGGTCAGTTGCTGACCGCGCGCGGGCTGCGGGTGACGATGCAGAAACTCGACCCGTATCTCAACGTCGATCCCGGCACCATGAACCCCTTCCAGCACGGTGAGGTGTTCGTGACCGAGGACGGCGCCGAGACCGATCTGGACGTCGGGCACTACGAGCGCTTCCTCGACCGCGACCTCTCCAGGGACGCGAACGTGACCACCGGGCAGATCTACTCGACGGTGATCGCGAAGGAGCGGCGCGGCGAGTACCTGGGCGACACGGTGCAGGTGATCCCGCACATCACCGACGAGATCAAGAGCCGCATCCTGGCCATGAGCGCCCCCGACGCCGAGGACATCATCCCGGACGTGGTGATCACCGAGATCGGCGGCACGGTCGGCGACATCGAGTCGCAGCCGTTCCTGGAGGCGGCCAGGCAGGTCAGGCACGACGTCGGCCGGGAGAACGTGTTCTTCCTGCACGTCTCGCTGGTGCCGTACCTGGCGCCGTCGGGTGAGCTCAAGACCAAGCCGACGCAGCACTCGGTGGCCGCGCTGCGCAGCATCGGCATCCAGCCGGACGCGCTCATCCTGCGCTGCGACCGCGAGGTGCCGCAGGGGCTCAAGAGCAAGATCGCGCTGATGTGCGACGTCGACGTGGACGGCTGCATCTCCACGCCGGACGCGCCGTCGATCTACGACATCCCCAAGGTGCTGCACCGCGAGGGGCTCGACGCCTACGTGGTGCGCAGGCTCGGGCTGCCGTTCCGGGACGTGGACTGGACGGTCTGGGGCGATCTGCTGGACCGGGTGCACTCGCCGCGCGAGACCGTCGAGGTGGCGCTGGTCGGCAAGTACGTCGACCTGCCGGACGCCTACCTCTCGGTCACCGAGGCGCTGCGCGCGGGCGGCTTCGCCTCGCGGGCCAGGGTGCAGATCCGCTGGGTGCAGTCGGACGACTGCGCGACCCCGGCGGGCGCGGCGGCCGCGCTGCGCGACGTGGACGCGGTGCTCATCCCCGGCGGCTTCGGGATCCGCGGCATCGAGGGCAAGGTCGGGGCGATCACCTACGCCCGCACCCGCGGGCTGCCGCTGCTCGGGCTCTGCCTGGGGCTGCAGTGCGTGGTGATCGAGGCGGCGCGCTCGATCGGGCTGGCCGAGGCGAACTCGGCGGAGTTCGAGCCGGAGACCCCGCACCCGGTGATCTCCACCATGGACGACCAGAAGCAGATCGTGGCGGGCGAGGCGGACCTGGGCGGCAGCATGCGGCTCGGGGCGTACCCGGCGGTGCTGGCGAAGGGGTCGCAGGTGGCGCAGGCGTACGGCACCGACCAGGTCTCCGAGCGGCACCGGCACCGGTACGAGGTGAACAACGCCTACCGGGACCGGATCGGGAAGAGCGGGCTGCGGTTCAGCGGCACCTCGCCGGACGGGCGGCTGGTGGAGTTCGTCGAGCTGCCCGCCGACAAGCACCCGTTCTTCGTCGCCACCCAGGCGCACCCCGAGCTCAAGAGCCGCCCGACCCGGCCGCACCCGCTCTTCGCGGCGCTGATCGCGGCGGCGCTGAAGTACAAGCTGGCGGAGCGGTTGCCGGTGGACATCCCGGACGAAGAGTTCGCGGGCGCGGAACAGGCATGA
- a CDS encoding NUDIX domain-containing protein, with product MSEQVGSHTFETVSSETVYSGAILALRLDQVVMPGGKVAEREVVEHHGAVAVVAVDDAGDVVLIRQYRHPIGTRLLELPAGLIDVEGEDPLAAARRELAEETGLAAERWSVLVDVALSPGFTDEALRIYLAEGLGATDRPEPELEEADIALVRLPLAEAVRAALAGEIVNATAVAGVLALATARATGVALRAAEAPWPGQPTALLRRQAAQRGS from the coding sequence ATGAGCGAGCAGGTGGGGAGCCACACGTTCGAGACGGTGTCGTCGGAGACCGTGTACAGCGGGGCGATTCTGGCGCTGCGGCTCGACCAGGTGGTGATGCCGGGTGGCAAGGTCGCCGAGCGGGAGGTGGTGGAGCACCACGGCGCGGTCGCGGTGGTCGCCGTCGACGACGCCGGTGACGTGGTGCTCATCCGGCAGTACCGGCACCCGATCGGCACCAGGCTGCTGGAGCTGCCCGCCGGACTGATCGATGTCGAGGGCGAGGACCCGCTGGCGGCGGCGCGCCGCGAGCTGGCCGAGGAGACCGGGCTGGCCGCCGAGCGCTGGTCGGTGCTGGTCGACGTGGCGCTCTCGCCGGGTTTCACCGACGAGGCGCTGCGCATCTACCTGGCCGAGGGGCTCGGCGCGACCGACCGGCCCGAGCCGGAGCTGGAGGAGGCCGATATCGCGCTGGTGCGGCTGCCGCTCGCCGAGGCGGTCCGGGCGGCGCTGGCGGGCGAGATCGTGAACGCCACCGCGGTGGCGGGGGTGCTTGCGCTCGCCACCGCGCGCGCCACCGGCGTCGCGCTGCGGGCGGCGGAGGCGCCGTGGCCGGGGCAGCCGACCGCCCTGCTGCGCAGGCAGGCCGCGCAGCGCGGCAGCTGA